The Brassica rapa cultivar Chiifu-401-42 unplaced genomic scaffold, CAAS_Brap_v3.01 Scaffold1086, whole genome shotgun sequence genome contains the following window.
aagagtaatatccgataggagcgtctgtgttctttggttgttggtctaaggcgatcggatttatttcaAGAACCttgggtcgaccatcagggaacatcgaccgtgtcatttccggttatctacgatcgggggtatcacaaaggtggtatcagagcatggttatatgatgcttgaatgggacttgtttcaaataatttttgagtcaaaaatgtgtcgcaaggataattaggatatgctagtttgttccttcttttagaaatagatagacctgggtagaaacttaccatgatctttCGTTGCAGATGCCACCGAGAAGAGCACTCTTTGGACGCCGTGGAGGTCCAAACCTCCCAATTtcgatttcatcatcttcagactctTCGCCGCCATCTACTCCGGCACCACTTCCGACTCCTAGCTTTGAGGCTCTACCTTCAGGCTCTAGCTTTGAGACTGACCCATCTGAAGGGTCATATGATCAGACACCGGTGCACATTCCTTTGTCTCCAGACCCGTACTTTATGGACATCGAGGTGGATGTGGTACACGATAGTCCAGTGCATGGAGATCATCCCACAGCTCCTGCATCTCCTGCTGCTCATATTCCACCGGCCCCTGCTGCTCATATTCCACCGGCCCCTGCCGCACCTATTCCGGCAGCACAACCTCAACTAGCGCCAACCGATCCAGCTATGAtagcacttctggaactgatggctgagatggtgaatttgcaaTATCAAGCACTGAATGCACAGCGAGAAGCACAGCGTGCTCAGCCAGCTCCAGTACCTACCACTTCTCACCCGGACTTTCTGAAGATatgattatgaagaacttgggACGAAGCATTACCAGGGAGGCactgatccctttgaagctgatgTGTGGCTTCACAAtctcgagcagaactttgctgcaacccgttgtccggaagaatttaaaaaagacgtggctgtttactatttagagaaggacgccatcagttggtggttatgcgtagagaggaactttggagacttcaatctgagttgggctgacttccgtacagcgttcgttcgaaagtacttcccaccggaagcccgtgatcgattggagattaaattcatggagctagttcagggaggattatctgttaggaagtatgaggcagagttcacCCGTCTCAGGAAGTATGTCCACGATGGTCGGGAGgacgagatgatgattatccataagttccttcgaggacttaacccatatatcaggagcagacttgaggcagtagagtttcataggcttgctgatcttgttgagcgtgATGTGAACGTGGAGGAGGCCATTGCTGCTGAGAGAGTATCTTCTAGCCATTCTGCACAACCTAGAAAGTCAGCCTCAGCCACATTCTCCTATGTCGCGAGGACGGGGAGGTAGAGCTTTTCGGGGAGGTCGATCTGGAGGTCCTAGACCTAGAACCCCAacttgtttcacttgtggccagctgggtcatgttaggagagattgtccgaccgtgggacagttccaaccggctgtaccatctcacatcacttgtttcacgtgtggagagcGAGGACATTACGCGACATCATGTCCACACACTCATCTTGCTCAGCCTGTTGTTACGAGTGCTCAACCCGTTGTaccagttaacccacctttacccttacctcctgctaagcgtcaagccactgctggtagggcttatgctttagagttaccaggaccatccgcaccacctcagggtccgatttcaggtttgttttcctaaccaattgagtgttgcataatttttaaatgattggtAAATTGgtgatataaataaaaaatagtataaaagttgttgagtaagtaattgatgggaaagtcaattattgtcagcgactttgcttgtgggtggaatatccgcccacatccttttcgatttgggagcaacacatagttttgtagctcccgaagtagcatcatgattcgatggagaattcactaaggtgaatttatccattcccgttctcctggagatcaagttcttgaaactgaaggtgattggctgtcaagttaccgagctcaccttgattgtggtcgaAGGAAGATTGTTTTCGCgagagatacccaaccccctttagcttaccatggcatagtaccaagtgtTGGAGCGTCATTAGTGGTAGCACTGAGAtttgaaaaccttttggagaagggtgaagaagtatacttagtgaccttagttgctggaccagtagaagacgagaaagagcagaacatggaagaaataccagtagtcagagaatatgaggacgtgttcaaggcattagagggattgctgccgtctaggagtaacccgtttagtataaccttagaacccggatccgctgcaatagcaaaggcaccataccgaattgtccctagagttggagaagtagcctatagactagaacttccacccgatatgcctatgcatccggtatttcatgtaTCGATGCTATGTAAGCATATACCAGATCCAAATATGGTTGAGCCGCAGGGACCAGAGAACTTGAAACCTAACCTCACCtatcctgaaggtcctttgcggataggcgagcgtcgtatcaagaaattgaagaatagggaaatttcgcaagttcaagtattttggggaaaaGCAACAGAGAGTGTtataacatgggaggatgaagataagttccgagCTGATTACccagaactcttctcagataccccagtcgtccagtaaagggtgtacacttatattttgagaattcggggacgaattcttttaaggggggaagagtgtaataaccctcacgagccaataaatttttggtcaagaaaaatcccactcgaccagtttttagttggttcgaccatgattaatagaaataaaaatcgacccggtagattaatatctcgacgggactgtcttgtggtcgaaagaccttcacATAATAGTTTGGCcgagttttaaatattttggtcgaatttttattaagctggacAAGactttccgagaacaagacgagagacaaagacaaggaatatttggttgaaaattattttaaattattaaccaactgcctaattaattttggacaAGACTCATGtattccaccagcctgcttgttCAGTATTCAGTCActtgacttgcacctgcctgcttacttagcttcttcagtaaatggcacatgacaatcacaagctgcctgtgtgcttgcttcctcctttaattatttatgattgGCTGGAAACTACTTcatgggagggaaaggacagtatGGTGTAGATGATGAAACAGGTTGCCAGCTGTCTGCTCTCAGCCAAgctttgttatgagctaaaccctcaggtgaagcaaccacagcttgtatttaaccctcctccagctgcttcccacgttctgaaacctacagaaaaacctagagaatttcagagagaaagagagaaagaagaacagaaaaatcagtgagaaaaatcaagaaaataaattaagaaaaaattggtggtgacctattcttcaaccttagctcagtttctTACCTTGGGAAACATCAGAAggtgatattttaaataaaaccctagacctagttgagttcagatcatgatcagaccttgatctttctctttgatcagtccagccacaagcttaccttggagaagacgatcagctgaggccatctagtcctttggttcatcttggtaagctttggtctccttgcctcagtcagtatctgatcagaacagttgatgtttagtttaggtcttgttcggatcagttgtataagttctgatacagttcagttcttgttaatttcggtttgaatcaacctcttagaaccACCACCTATGATATTTTGATCTGGCTttgagtaaaccgatttgaactcagtctgatcttgtcctgaacttttgtagactgactagaaccgagctgaacttgtATAGTCTGAGAAGACccaagcttgaactgatctgatctaaggtgttaaggcatgaaccgaactgatcttgtgatcataccactctgtttcaggtcagaggtagagtaaagcttgaagtatccagccctgtccattcagccttgttcaagtggaactcaagtcttgtccaagccagtttcaagactaatctttaggtgagtctagatagatgttgagatagatcatgaatgagtccttgattaagttagtaaaatgtctgaatatttaagaatgatgttgtgtttactcatggtaaacacttacacttaaagaatagtgttaaagtgaggttaatcctaatcttagtacttgttctcaagtactaatcttaactatgaaataatcatggttttgattaaggattaatcttagtttaattaagaattaatctttttttaattgagaattaatctgagattaattaaggagtaatcatgattaattaagtactaatcttggattaattaaaaattaatatgagattaattaaggattaatctaggattaattaagagttaattatgattaattaaggattaattatggattaattttggaataattatggaagtaaaatcatgtgaagtcttgttatattcactatccctaaagccccccgcattaccgtgacttggtcctgcgaatggaacaaggtcatcAAGACAcaatgatggggtagctccctggagaccgtgtactgcatgacgatgcagtgtcggattgttcataccggacatttgacaatgatggtgatgctaactcactagtgtcggttagccttagtggtttctggggtctagtatatatattgtattatatgagtatggtaacgggcggggtgttgtggaagtgatgtttaaaataagaattcacaatgatgatcgatatttaagtatagtactagtacttgcatgatcatgtatatgcattgataattgcttgattgttattgattgtgttgtgattctagattcactgagtaaactagttgctcatgactcatttgtgtgtgcaggtaaaccttaagcgggagacactttactttttggacggaaggaacgACCAACCAGCGGGGTagttttgttgtccttgcaacgtaccttttgatgtatatttacttaaaacgttgttgggcaataggccataggataaaactataacactttgtaagatgtttaaagtaaataaataatgtatcaaagatgtttataaatcacgagttctcatatgatattagtccttttccgggacgaactaactatcgaatattgcttatttatcgggttgaaaagcctagagtaatatccgataggagcgtctgtgttctttgttgttggtctaaggcgatcggatttatttcgagaacctcgggtcgaccatcagggaacatcgaccttgtcatttccggttatctatgatcgggggtgtcacagtcccgaagccccaacggtccatgcCTCATGGcggacccccatggcccgcCACCGGCCCGGatccggaccatcggaccgaaacccggACAGTCGGtcaagctgagatgagctgactcccagctgcctcagctgagtgagctagtagttcagctattggagctgacttagtagtggccgagctggagtgagcttaacctaactccgttgagtggtcgagtaactgttccatccgtccagctacggtcttactcgtcctagctgactctcgactgtgtgtaaggttaagtctaggtttccttacgtccttaaccttcttatctggccatggaacgtttgtcttgatgtcctatgACTGACTAGtgtgtttcctcgaaccatggccgtcccaatgatcctattcaggatccgggatgttacaagtcttCCCTACTAGcaatggattcgtccttgaatccgagtcatgtgtttcatccaacACAAACTAGTCAAACCATTTCTGaaactcggccttcatcctggcctccgtctcccaagtggtctcttatcgaccattacaatcccaaatgaccttgCCATctggatttttttctttctcattgcttttccatcctatctacgatcTGAACCGGCCTTGTTTCCCAAGTTAGATTCGTAcctagatcagatggtatttctggtattaagacgtcctgatccgtcaagcacttccggagttgggagacatggaatacgttatggaaggcttccatctcggatggtaagtccaacttatatgccacactacccactcgttctatgactctgaacggacctaggtatcttggatctaatttccttctaccagaaatttgtactctacctttaaaggtaatcattttgagatagaccatatcacccac
Protein-coding sequences here:
- the LOC117131620 gene encoding predicted GPI-anchored protein 58 produces the protein MPPRRALFGRRGGPNLPISISSSSDSSPPSTPAPLPTPSFEALPSGSSFETDPSEGSYDQTPVHIPLSPDPYFMDIEVDVVHDSPVHGDHPTAPASPAAHIPPAPAAHIPPAPAAPIPAAQPQLAPTDPAMIALLELMAEMVNLQYQALNAQREAQRAQPAPVPTTSHPDFLKI